A genomic region of Raphanus sativus cultivar WK10039 chromosome 6, ASM80110v3, whole genome shotgun sequence contains the following coding sequences:
- the LOC108807558 gene encoding probable aspartic proteinase GIP2, which translates to MPSQYQNNNMTRTSLQFTQPSKRSRLFIFLNIIFVFIANTTSLTEHNLKPKPHAFVIPVFKDTRSGLYYTNVTIGKPSVVANLVVDIRGSALWFECDTVGYNSTTSTPVPCGSRGCEQTKDKCSTCQAYLKSELTFNNQIATLINDDVMLSYTSPSSAYVAPKRPARARIACRSYFEGFLSMLPAGTLGILGLGNSSTSFVGSLVTSYKIPFKVSLCLPSKPGNNPGSVYIGGSPNRKDVKAGLLVSTPLISNRETIEHGEDYNYFIDVKSIEVNGKRLSFDHDLLKNKTGHWGRTKIKNVIPYTLLEASIYKALVGAFSEKAKKLKAVYPFTDCFSYKSFGGKSLLGKETPVISLVLGGGTKWDIYGPNSLVKVKKNVVCLAFQEADEFESKFPIEIGGYQMEDNLVEFDLEASKFSFTSSLLRHNTSCSPQ; encoded by the coding sequence ATGCCTAGTCAGTACCAGAACAACAACATGACTCGCACATCTCTACAATTTACCCAACCATCAAAAAGGTCTCgccttttcattttcttaaacaTCATCTTCGTTTTTATCGCAAACACGACATCCTTAACCGAACACAACCTAAAGCCAAAACCTCATGCTTTTGTAATTCCTGTCTTCAAAGACACCAGAAGTGGTCTCTACTATACCAACGTGACGATCGGCAAGCCATCAGTTGTGGCAAACCTAGTCGTAGACATTAGAGGCTCAGCCTTATGGTTTGAATGCGATACGGTGGGCTATAACTCAACCACCTCGACCCCTGTCCCCTGCGGGTCCCGCGGCTGCGAACAAACTAAAGATAAATGCTCCACTTGTCAGGCGTACCTCAAATCCGAGTTAACCTTTAACAACCAGATCGCTACTCTTATTAACGACGATGTCATGCTAAGTTACACGTCTCCATCATCAGCTTACGTTGCACCCAAACGCCCAGCGAGGGCGCGTATAGCTTGCAGAAGTTACTTCGAGGGCTTCCTGAGTATGCTTCCGGCTGGTACTCTGGGCATTCTCGGTCTCGGTAATAGCTCCACATCTTTCGTTGGTAGCCTCGTCACTTCTTACAAGATTCCCTTTAAAGTCTCTCTTTGTTTGCCTTCCAAACCTGGAAACAACCCCGGGTCTGTTTACATCGGCGGCAGCCCAAACCGTAAAGACGTCAAGGCGGGGTTATTGGTTTCCACTCCTCTTATCTCGAACCGGGAAACAATAGAGCACGGGGAGGACTATAACTATTTTATAGATGTCAAATCTATCGAAGTCAACGGGAAGAGGCTCTCTTTTGATCATGATTTGTTGAAAAACAAGACGGGTCATTGGGGACGCACGAAGATCAAGAACGTGATTCCTTACACTCTCTTGGAGGCGTCCATTTACAAAGCTCTTGTCGGAGCCTTCTCCGAGAAAGCCAAGAAGCTAAAAGCAGTGTATCCTTTCACCGACTGCTTTAGCTATAAAAGTTTTGGAGGAAAGTCTCTGCTGGGGAAAGAGACTCCGGTGATCAGTTTGGTGTTGGGAGGAGGAACAAAGTGGGATATATACGGACCAAACTCGCTTGTGAAGGTAAAGAAAAATGTTGTTTGTCTAGCGTTTCAGGAAGCTGACGAGTTTGAGTCGAAGTTTCCAATCGAGATCGGAGGGTATCAAATGGAAGATAATCTAGTTGAGTTTGATCTTGAGGCCTCAAAGTTTTCTTTCACTTCTTCTCTTTTGCGTCACAACACATCGTGTAGTCCACAGTGA
- the LOC108806788 gene encoding uncharacterized protein LOC108806788 — translation MEQPPDRQNRPWRFSTFVYSSSISFLLLSILILSFTTTDLYKSQTLRLTFTAHRIINTYLQPLFSKPKPASPPSHCVLWMAPFLSSGGYSSEAWSYILSLHRHNLGKNPKFRITIEHHGDLQSPEFWNGLAKETRELAIEMHETECRPNETIVVCHSEPGAWYPPLFETLPCPPPYGYGDFRAVIGRTMFETDRVNGEHVERCNKMDRVWVPTEFHVSSFVGSGVDSSKVVKIVQPVDVDVFDPLKYEPLDLVEIGDLVLGSGGRGLGLGFVFLSVFKWEQRKGWDVLLKAYLREFSGKDNVALFLLTNAYHSDRDFGNKIVDFVRELDLEEGEGGYPFVYVIDKHIAQVDLPRLYKAADAFVLPTRGEGWGRPIVEAMAMSLPVIATNWSGPTEYLTEENGYPLVVEEMSEVMEGPFEGHRWAEPSVGKLRVLMRRVMSEPDEAKVKGKRGREDMVKKFAPEVVAKVVAEQIERIFEEKTRT, via the coding sequence ATGGAGCAACCACCAGATCGGCAAAATCGACCATGGAGATTCTCCACCTTCGTCTACTCTTCTTCGATCTCATTCCTTCTCCTTTCTATACTCATACTCTCCTTCACCACCACCGATCTCTACAAATCCCAAACTCTCAGACTCACCTTCACCGCTCATCGCATCATCAACACCTATCTCCAACCTCTCTTCTCCAAACCCAAACCAGCGTCACCTCCCTCCCACTGCGTGTTATGGATGGCTCCTTTCCTTTCGAGCGGAGGCTACAGCTCAGAAGCATGGTCCTACATCCTATCACTCCACCGCCACAATCTCGGAAAAAACCCTAAGTTCCGAATCACGATCGAGCACCACGGCGATCTCCAATCGCCGGAGTTCTGGAACGGTTTAGCGAAAGAGACGAGAGAGCTCGCCATCGAAATGCACGAAACGGAGTGCAGACCCAACGAGACGATCGTCGTTTGCCACAGCGAGCCCGGCGCGTGGTATCCACCCTTGTTCGAGACGCTTCCTTGTCCTCCTCCTTACGGTTACGGAGACTTTAGGGCTGTGATTGGGAGAACGATGTTCGAGACCGATAGAGTTAATGGCGAGCACGTGGAGCGGTGTAACAAGATGGATCGGGTTTGGGTCCCTACTGAGTTTCATGTCTCTTCGTTTGTGGGAAGTGGTGTTGATTCTTCAAAGGTTGTTAAGATTGTGCAGCCTGTAGATGTTGACGTGTTCGATCCTTTAAAGTATGAGCCGTTGGATTTGGTGGAGATTGGGGATTTGGTTTTAGGCTCTGGAGGGAGAggtttagggttagggtttgtgttcttgagtgtgtTTAAGTGGGAGCAGAGGAAAGGTTGGGATGTGTTGTTGAAAGCTTACTTAAGAGAGTTCTCTGGTAAAGACAATGTTGCTCTGTTTCTGTTGACAAACGCTTATCATTCGGATAGAGACTTCGGGAACAAGATTGTGGATTTTGTGAGAGAGTTGGATCTTGAAGAGGGGGAAGGTGGTTACCCTTTTGTTTACGTGATTGATAAACACATAGCGCAAGTTGATCTGCCTCGGTTGTACAAAGCGGCTGATGCGTTTGTGTTGCCTACGAGAGGGGAAGGATGGGGGCGGCCGATTGTGGAAGCCATGGCGATGTCTTTGCCTGTGATTGCGACGAACTGGTCTGGACCGACGGAGTATCTGACGGAAGAGAACGGTTATCCGCTTGTGGTTGAGGAGATGAGTGAAGTGATGGAAGGTCCTTTTGAAGGGCATCGATGGGCGGAGCCGTCTGTGGGTAAGCTTAGGGTGCTTATGAGGCGTGTGATGAGTGAACCTGATGAAGCGAAGGTTAAAGGGAAGCGTGGAAGAGAGGACATGGTGAAGAAGTTTGCTCCTGAGGTTGTGGCTAAGGTTGTTGCGGAACAAATCGAGAGGATCTTTGAAGagaaaacaagaacatga
- the LOC108807557 gene encoding probable aspartic proteinase GIP2, with product MVSEFTTSLTKHKPKQKPRAFAIPILKDTISGLYYTNMTVGKPPLNVPRHRCTTCFGPFGPTCRNDTCISGVESDLAFTPTVNYLVNDDLMILRDTSPSAYLAPKLPLRASFACVGDGFQAYTKLPYGSNGGLGLGNASTSFVSALVSSYKIPFKVALCLPSKPGNNYSGAVYIGGGPYVLPPNRARISSSLIPYGLLETSIYKSLVKAFGGKAKKRKAVAPSTDCFSYKSFGGKSLLDKEIPVISLVMGGGTKWDIYGPNSLVKVKKTVVCLAFIDAGVGVRFPVEIGGYQVEDNLIEFDLEASKFSFTSSLLLHNTSCSRPL from the exons ATGGTTAGTGAGT TCACCACATCTCTGACTAAACACAAGCCAAAGCAAAAGCCTCGTGCTTTTGCTATTCCGATCTTGAAAGACACTATATCCGGTCTCTACTACACCAACATGACCGTCGGGAAGCCACCACTCAACGTTCCTAGAC ATCGTTGCACCACTTGCTTCGGCCCCTTCGGACCTACCTGCAGAAACGACACGTGTATATCTGGCGTCGAATCCGACTTAGCCTTCACCCCAACCGTCAATTATCTAGTCAACGACGATTTGATGATCCTACGCGACACGTCACCATCAGCTTACTTAGCACCCAAACTCCCACTGAGAGCGAGTTTCGCTTGCGTAGGCGATGGCTTTCAAGCCTATACAAAGCTTCCGTACGGTTCTAACGGCGGTCTCGGACTCGGTAATGCCTCGACGTCTTTCGTTAGCGCCCTGGTCTCTTCTTACAAGATTCCCTTTAAAGTCGCTCTTTGTTTACCATCCAAGCCCGGAAATAACTATTCCGGGGCTGTTTACATCGGTGGCGGCCCCTATGTGCTGCCACCGAACC GTGCAAGGATCAGTTCTAGCTTGATTCCTTACGGTCTCTTGGAGACTTCCATTTACAAATCTCTTGTCAAAGCTTTCGGGGGGAAAGCCAAGAAGCGAAAAGCCGTGGCTCCCTCCACTGACTGCTTTAGCTACAAAAGTTTTGGAGGAAAGTCTCTGTTGGATAAAGAGATTCCCGTAATCAGTCTGGTGATGGGGGGAGGAACCAAGTGGGATATCTATGGCCCAAACTCGCTTGTGAAGGTAAAGAAAACCGTCGTGTGTCTAGCGTTTATCGATGCCGGAGTTGGTGTGAGATTTCCGGTTGAGATTGGAGGATATCAAGTAGAAGATAACCTAATCGAGTTCGATCTTGAGGCTTCAAAGTTTTCATTCACTTCTTCGCTTTTGCTTCACAACACATCGTGTAGTCGTCCACTCTGA